A stretch of DNA from Besnoitia besnoiti strain Bb-Ger1 chromosome II, whole genome shotgun sequence:
AGTGACGAttgtttagggttttagaAAAAATGGCTCGTAgcccggcctcgccgcgaagcacTTGGGAGCCGATGCCTAGTAGGCGTGCGCAATTCAACTCAGTATGCAGCTTGGATAGGGCGAGTGGGTACCCCGAGATCCTTACTGCGTCccctgctgctcgccttGAGGAAACTGCTCCCTCAGCGCTGGCGATTTTCTTCGCGACAAGCTCgtgagaggagagaaagcgctCGTGTGCGTGTATTCCGACCCGCTGAGGATTTCTCCCGATGCGCGGTGGCGACCGGAAGTCTGTATTCACCTCCCGCGAAGGCAGTTCGCTCTGCGAAGACTCGTGAAGTCAAGAGCGCAACAGACGGCTctcagagaagaaaagctgGAGGGTTCGATTGTCTGGCACACTACCGCAGCTCTCCGTGCGAGcgaaggcagccgcagcgacctTGTCCCTAAAAAAGTCGAATGTATTGGAGCAGCGAGGCCTCCACCCGCCTCACAGCATATGCCTCAGTCGTCTAGGTCGAACGAGGACAAACCTCGAACCACTGGCTGCTTCTgaaggagggcgaaggcaaGAGGCTGTCGGATTCTCGCTAGAATAGAGCGCATTCCAGTGTGAGGTTAGCTGCAGACAGCCGCACTACGCTCTTGGTGCCCTGGAGGAGCCCCGCCGCGCAACGAAGGCGGTTCGAGTGCTTCCTTGAGGCCCTACGAGAAAGCAGacctttctctttcttctgctggAAGCAGGGGAaagagaagagcggcggGGCCAGGAGTCTACTCTACGCTGGCAGGCTCGTTGTGAAGACAGAGCAGCACAgtgcggagagaagacggaAGAAAGGAATGTCGCTGGACTGACTGTGCGTCGCGCCGACACCTCGatgtgcgcatgcacgtAAAACTGCGCATGCATTCTCATCGAGTTGGGTTCCCTTCCTCGAGAAAGCTCTGACTTCCTCTCTTCCACACCTGACTCTGCGCTTTCCTCCATTTTGCCTGAATTTTTCTTTCGCCTGCTCGAGTGTGCATACAGCTAACGTCCCTGAGGATCTTGTCGTCTCAGGGGGCATGCACCGCCACGAACTGAGGCACGATTTTCTTCCATCCGATCCTTGAGCCGCGCGTTCTGCGCTCTCTCAGCTCCCCGTTTCCTTTGTTTTTAATGCTTGTCGAGTTTCCCGACGCCTCTGTGTCTTTTCTCAATCTCCTCGTGTCCTCCGGACGTCCTCCCGAGATCGCCGGCGGCCGTCTCCAGCGGTTCGCCTTTGCGAGGGTGATCAAACGGTCGTGCTGCCGGTCTGACTGCCGCTTTTTCTTCcagttttctcttctttccgcctgcggctccgctgccgccggcgccatgcctcctgcgcggcttttgccgcctccttcagaggacgcgcagcaaggcgaggacgaagagccgGCTTTACCTCCGCGCTGGgagggctccgcggcctctccttcttcttctccttcctcttctcttcccttgtctttctctcctcatCCAGCATCCGGCTCCTCTTGTCCGCCTCAGCCGTCGTCTTCcgttccttcctctcctgctcgtctgcgcgacccgccggctgcggctctgcccgcgcccgctctcGGGTCTCCGGGGCCGCCCCCgtgggcgggggcggcgccggcgtctaCCGCCATCTCTccgcgcgggtcgccgcTGTCAGCGCCGTTTACGCCGCCGCCACTGCCTGcgtctttttccttctcgccgcttccgcttcaTCTGTCTGACAAGCgggtgccgcaggcgctctctgcgacgatcgcgccgtcggcgtaTGTCACCAACATCTGGACGTCcatctgcgtctgcgcaacggggttctccgcgcgcgacttGTTTCTGatcgcgcgctcgctgccgaaCTCTGAGTACAGCGGCGGCTCTTCGCTTCCGGTTGTGCTGCGACTCAAGAGTCCGTCCTGCACCGCCGTGCTCAGCGCGAACGGCCGACTCTCCATCATGGGCGGCGTCACGCGGGAGCAAGCGGCCTGGCAAGCCTACCGCGTCGCCTACAAACTCAAGTTCCGCATGCGCTGGAGATTCGGGCACGGCGCTTCGCTCGCCAGGGGAcaggccgccgaggaggaggaaaagcGACAGGTGAGACCTCCGCACACACAGCTCGAGAGCACTGCAGCcaggctgcgcagcggcgctgaaggcgcagaggcgagacgcagaaaagagaggcgcCGAACCAGGCGCGAAGCGGAGCCCTGGAGGCCGAGACGGcgactcgcggcggctgacTGCCGCCGAGCGCTTCTCATCATTCATCTACAGAGACTGGAACCGCCGGGCTCGAGACGAAACGCCTGCGCCCGGGAGTTGTTGGGCAttctccgcgcggcttcctgtCTCTCACTCCCTCGCGGGTCTGTGCTCGGGTCTGTGCGTCTGGCgtcgcgcaggaggaggcagagaagcagcggctcctgagcggcgagcggctcgcggcggcggcgccgctcgcgtcttctgcgtcatcagatgcggcgtgcgcgctgaGTTACGTGAGCGACCCGCGCATCCGCTTTGTGCCGGAGGAGATCGAGACGCAGCAGATGGTGTGTCGGTTGGACTTGGGGGGTGCTTTCCGCCCCGACCTCGAGCGGCTCGAGTCGCATCCGTCGCTCCAgggccgcgtcgtcggcatCAAAGACGGGCTGACGATTCGCGTGCCTCTCCCCGCcttcgaggctgcggcgcccctcgcggcggcctcaagcgacagcgcggcgctgaccgcggcgggagccgagcgagaagacgcgccgccgcgcgatcgctgtcgcggcgacggcgccagctcagcagaaggcgacagacGTCCGTGCCGGCGTCTGCACGCGATCGGCACGCCCGAGGGGgaagcgcctggcgcggcggcgagagagaagagacaggcgcctgctgctgccgcgctcgtctGGAAGGAGAAGAACGTCTGGtccggaggagacgacggcgaggacgaagacccCATCGGTGAGAAAACTGAGGGAAAAAAGTTCTTAAAAAAATAAATAAGAGACTGAGAGGCAGCATCcatgcgcggcgtctccggtCGCGCTCTGCTGCACTGTGCAAAGCGCCGTTTCTCCTCGGataggggggaggggggctggcggtgcctctccctcctcctctttgcgCGTGGCTGCTTTCTCTTTCGAACTCCCTGCTCGCCCTTTGCACTGGGCTATGCCAGTCTGTCTCTGGCGTTTTTtgcagccgcggagctctTCGCGGGACTggaaggcagcgaggactcggcgtcctccgcgccctcgtcgccgcagggtcgcggcggcgaactcgcctcgaagaagcggaggaagcgcgggcgagccttcgccgacgagcgccgcgacgggcgcggcgcactgccgaagaagaaaggggCGACTTGCATCGTCTaccgcagcggcagactcCTCGTGCTCGGGTGCACCTCTGCGGAAGAAATCGACTACGCCGTCAGCTTCGTCTGGCCTGCTCTAGTCGGTCTCTAAAACTCTAACTCGCCTCTTGCCCACGAGCCTCTcaacatatacatatatatataagtatataagtatatattTAAGTGTATATTTATTTGTATACatccacatatatacatagaaATATATATTTAAGTGTATATTTACTTGTATACagtcatatatatattcacatGGTGCGTGGATCACGAAGCTTCCGTACATGTATAGATGTCTGTATGCGGGTGTGcacgtatatacatgtgtgaAGAAATACATATTTTTATTCATGTGTACTCGTGTGCCCGGGAGAGGGGCGCTCGCTTTTCTGCGAGGAATAGTTCTGTCCAGCCCGGCCAAATAAATATTTTGCTGTTTTAAAATATAGTATATACGGGTTTTTTCCGGCGTAAGTTTCTTTTTGTCTTCGTCCACTACGTCTTCTCCGCAAGAACCTGTTTCTGACTGGCGTCCCGCTTTTCAAGCTCGCACGACAGACCGACGTGTGATTCTCTCTCGACGATTTTTCAATAATCTTATTTCGGGTTTTTTCCGCTGCTGAGGACAGAGAAGAGTCTCGCTGTGCGGTATATCCACAGCGCGAGACGAAAGAAAAGCGTCTCGCGCTCACGATACCTCGATGCAGATAATCTTCGCTACAGAATGGATTCAGATTTTTTCAGGGATCTCCCTTCTGCTTTCCAGCTAGGTCTAGTAGCGCGGCATGCTTCGTATCAGAACCCATTTCAGAGTCAATTTTTCAGGTCGAGCTGCCTCGTGTTTTTTTCCAGAGTTGTCTGGTAAAGCACCTACCAGTGAGGAATACAAAGAGGCAGGCAACCAGCACTTCACGAAGAGCGAAGAGCGCAAAAAAATGCAGCTGCAGTAAGCTGTACCTGAGATATACGTGACACAGTTAGCGGAGAGTCAGGAAAACAACTCGCAGATGCTCaacaaagaaaaagaaaccgacgccgagaggaggacggcgaagaaacgAAAGTCAGATGCGTCGGCATGCgtgaggcggagggcggcaagCAAAGAGTGAGACGTGCAAAGTGACGAACCGCTTAAACAGAAAATATGCACaacgcgacaggcgcgcgggaAGAGGCACGAACGGCGTCTAAACTCAGCTCCATAGCAAGGAAtgagaagaaaaagcacAGAAAccagcgaaggagacagaagaggcagcggcctGGACGGCGCGAGGAACTGTGCCTTGTATCACGATTTTCAAAAGGAAAACAGGATGCGCATGCTGCTTGGAACGAGATGTTTGGACTTCAGCGCAAGTCGGGTGTGTACGTCCGTTGTTTGAAGCGTCTGTCCCTCCGAGCGGCCCGGGGgcttttcctctttctcgaAAAAGAAATGAAGGTGTTTCAGAGGAGAAAAGTTTTGAAAAAATCGACGAACCAACAGGGACGAGCAACGCTCCGAGGGAAAAACTCTCCAtgctcctctgtctccatTTTAGAGTTTAGAGGTCAACACTGCGTacacgccggcgccgaccgAAGCAACATTTTTCACTTCAAACTCGAGTTATCTACGAGACGCAACACACCGGAGACCGCACGCAGCgcgtgtacgtacaccgctCGTTGTCGATGTACGTACACCACAATAAAGCATAAAAATAAATATACATCtctacatatgcatatatcaGACTTTCGATATATACTTGCACGCAGGACAGCCGCGCACACCCCCTCGCGAGCGTTTTGGATGTGAGTTCAGGCTTCTCCCTCGACGTGGCTGGGCATCGCTTTCcgcccctctctcgcctctctctctttgccaGCTTAAAGCACTCCCTCAAgatcctcgtcttcttcctccacggcggccgcagagaccgatcctcgcgcaggaggcggcgcggcctgcggctttccttcttctctgccggctctctcgccgcctcccgcggtCAGCGCTgcgaacgccgccgcggagcccgccgcgTATTCTTGCTCTACGCTTTTCCTGGCGAAacgtgcggcgcctcgcggctgagACGCGGCCAACTGCGCCATGCCCCCCTGCGGCGGGAGCTTCTCCGCACTGTCCTCTGCCGGAGACTGCGCCGCGACTTGCAGCCCTCGCAgcgctgcggcagaggcgagcgacgagggaggagcCGCAAAAGAGGCGCTCACGCCCAAAGAagaggcctc
This window harbors:
- a CDS encoding hypothetical protein (encoded by transcript BESB_036770), which gives rise to MLVEFPDASVSFLNLLVSSGRPPEIAGGRLQRFAFARVIKRSCCRSDCRFFFQFSLLSACGSAAAGAMPPARLLPPPSEDAQQGEDEEPALPPRWEGSAASPSSSPSSSLPLSFSPHPASGSSCPPQPSSSVPSSPARLRDPPAAALPAPALGSPGPPPWAGAAPASTAISPRGSPLSAPFTPPPLPASFSFSPLPLHLSDKRVPQALSATIAPSAYVTNIWTSICVCATGFSARDLFLIARSLPNSEYSGGSSLPVVLRLKSPSCTAVLSANGRLSIMGGVTREQAAWQAYRVAYKLKFRMRWRFGHGASLARGQAAEEEEKRQEEAEKQRLLSGERLAAAAPLASSASSDAACALSYVSDPRIRFVPEEIETQQMVCRLDLGGAFRPDLERLESHPSLQGRVVGIKDGLTIRVPLPAFEAAAPLAAASSDSAALTAAGAEREDAPPRDRCRGDGASSAEGDRRPCRRLHAIGTPEGEAPGAAAREKRQAPAAAALVWKEKNVWSGGDDGEDEDPIAAELFAGLEGSEDSASSAPSSPQGRGGELASKKRRKRGRAFADERRDGRGALPKKKGATCIVYRSGRLLVLGCTSAEEIDYAVSFVWPALVGL